Proteins encoded within one genomic window of Calonectris borealis chromosome 1, bCalBor7.hap1.2, whole genome shotgun sequence:
- the EIF1AX gene encoding eukaryotic translation initiation factor 1A, X-chromosomal isoform X2, producing the protein MPKNKGKGGKNRRRGKNENESEKRELVFKEDGQEYAQVIKMLGNGRLEALCFDGVKRLCHIRGKLRKKVWINTSDIILVGLRDYQDNKADVILKYNADEARSLKAYGELPEHAKINETDTFGPGDDDEIQFDDIGDDDEDIDDI; encoded by the exons ATGCCCAAGAATAAAG GCAAAGGAGGTAAAAATAGGCGACGAGGTAAGAATGAGAATGAATCAGAAAAAAGAGAACTGGTGTTCAAGGAAGACGGGCAAG AATATGCCCAGGTGATCAAGATGTTAGGCAATGGAAGACTGGAGGCGTTATGTTTTGATGGTGTGAAGAGGTTATGTCATATTAGAGGGAAACTAAGAAAAAAG GTTTGGATAAATACATCTGATATTATATTGGTTGGCTTAAGAGACTACCAG GATAACAAGGCTGATGTTATTCTAAAGTACAATGCAGATGAAGCCAGAAGTCTGAAAGCATATGGAGAGCTTCCAGAACATG CTAAAATCAATGAAACAGACACATTTGGTCCTGGAGATGATGATGAAATCCAGTTTGATGATATTGGAGATGATGATGAAGATATTGATGAC atcTAA
- the EIF1AX gene encoding eukaryotic translation initiation factor 1A, X-chromosomal isoform X1: MPKNKGKGGKNRRRGKNENESEKRELVFKEDGQEYAQVIKMLGNGRLEALCFDGVKRLCHIRGKLRKKVWINTSDIILVGLRDYQDNKADVILKYNADEARSLKAYGELPEHAKINETDTFGPGDDDEIQFDDIGDDDEDIDDLRDECVQGQLAERISSNLLSQ; this comes from the exons ATGCCCAAGAATAAAG GCAAAGGAGGTAAAAATAGGCGACGAGGTAAGAATGAGAATGAATCAGAAAAAAGAGAACTGGTGTTCAAGGAAGACGGGCAAG AATATGCCCAGGTGATCAAGATGTTAGGCAATGGAAGACTGGAGGCGTTATGTTTTGATGGTGTGAAGAGGTTATGTCATATTAGAGGGAAACTAAGAAAAAAG GTTTGGATAAATACATCTGATATTATATTGGTTGGCTTAAGAGACTACCAG GATAACAAGGCTGATGTTATTCTAAAGTACAATGCAGATGAAGCCAGAAGTCTGAAAGCATATGGAGAGCTTCCAGAACATG CTAAAATCAATGAAACAGACACATTTGGTCCTGGAGATGATGATGAAATCCAGTTTGATGATATTGGAGATGATGATGAAGATATTGATGAC ttgaGAGATGAATGTGTGCAGGGTCAGCTGGCTGAGAGGATAAGTAGTAACTTACTGAGCCAGTGA